The following are encoded together in the Melitaea cinxia chromosome 22, ilMelCinx1.1, whole genome shotgun sequence genome:
- the LOC123664371 gene encoding LOW QUALITY PROTEIN: glucose dehydrogenase [FAD, quinone]-like (The sequence of the model RefSeq protein was modified relative to this genomic sequence to represent the inferred CDS: substituted 1 base at 1 genomic stop codon): MIWQPLNLSDTCPMNSSLTACSTFGHIYLNLLVQLFGGSLDERIQKKYQYKEPDNNSTEYNFIVVGAGAAGCVVANRLTDNPDWKVLLLEAGPEQPDVTIVPALSTALLGSNIDWGYSTEPNGQSCLNREGRCSWASGKTMGGSSSINSMAFIRGNKKDYDGWSALGNEGWSYEEVLPFFKKSEKNLNIEILDSRYHGVMGEQYISLFPYVDEPSLLVTKAFMEKGLPLVDHNGAQQVGVSQTQAFSRSGKRVSTNTAFIQPIRYTRKNLTVKVNSEAIQILIDENKRAYGVIYVQNGNVFIAYAKKEVIVSAGVVHSPKLLMLSGIGPKDHLERMNIHVIQDSAVGENLHDHVSFDGVIVALPNKTATTVSENKILEEIXNYANMKIKRGPLSGNGPVSTIALIKTDPSLDAPDIEYHIGNVYNWREFLDEIFTAQDTAIFLTAFYDALLKRTMNIVPISRGKLLLNESNPHGPPVLNPNYLDDERDFIPLLKGMKFLLSLENTEAFRSSGAYFVREPLAACKSYEWDTDEYYTCLAKQYTATTYHQGGTCKMGPKWDEKAVVDNELLHRTNALKDEPPLVSFAGPGYGRSSSPRRTLISVPQVKSI; encoded by the exons ATGATTTGGCAACCCCTCAATCTTAGTGACACCTGTCCAATGAACTCATCCCTCACAGCCTGTTCTACCTTCGGACATATTTATCTGAACCTATTGGTACAACTTTTTGGCGGTTCTCTTGACGAGAGAATACAGAAGAAATATCAATACAAGGAGCCTGACAATAATAGTACTGAGTACAACTTCATAGTAGTCGGAGCTGGTGCTGCGGGTTGCGTGGTTGCTAACAGATTGACTGATAACCCCGATTGGAAA GTCCTTCTTTTAGAAGCAGGTCCAGAACAGCCTGATGTTACTATAGTACCAGCTTTATCAACGGCGTTGCTTGGTTCCAATATCGACTGGGGTTACTCTACTGAACCTAATGGACAAAGTTGTCTAAATCGTGAAGGCAGATGCTCCTGGGc TAGTGGTAAAACCATGGGTGGTTCGAGTTCTATTAATTCAATGGCGTTTATTAGAGGTAACAAAAAAGACTATGATGGCTGGTCTGCGCTAGGTAACGAGGGGTGGAGTTACGAAGAa GTGCTGCCGTTTTTCAAAAAATCGGAGAAGAAcctaaatattgaaattttagaCAGTAGGTATCACGGAGTCATGGGGGAGCAATATATATCGTTATTCCCGTATGTCGATGAACCTTCCCTATTAGTAACTAAAGCTTTTATGGAGAAAGGACTCCCTTTAGTAGATCATAATGGAGCCCAACAAGTAGGTGTTTCGCAGACACAAGCTTTTTCACGTTCAGGTAAAAGAGTGTCCACAAACACAGCCTTCATACAACCTATTAGATATACAAGAAAAAATCTAACAGTTAAAGTTAATTCTGAAGCCATACAAATACTCATCGATGAAAATAAGAGAGCATATGGTGTAATTTATGTTCAGAATGGAAATGTTTTTATTGCCTATGCTAAAAAGGAAGTCATTGTTAGTGCTGGAGTTGTGCATTCACCAAAGTTGTTAATGCTGTCTGGAATTGGACCGAAAGATCACTTAGAAAGAATGAACATACACGTCATTCAAGATTCAGCCGTTGGAGAGAACTTGCACGATCACGTATCATTTGATGGTGTAATTGTAGCGTTACCTAATAAGACAGCAACAACAGTCAGTGAAAACAAAATTCTggaagaaatttaaaattacgctaatatgaaaataaaacgtGGTCCTTTGTCAGGCAATGGACCGGTAAGCACGATAGCGTTAATAAAAACTGACCCAAGCTTAGATGCTCCGGATATAGAATACCATATCGGCAATGTTTACAACTGGAGAGAATTTCTCGATGAAATTTTCACTGCTCAGGACACAGCAATTTTCCTAACAGCCTTTTACGATGCTCTTTTGAAAAGAACAATGAATATTGTGCCTATAAGTAGAGGTAAGCTGTTATTAAATGAATCTAATCCACACGGTCCTCCTGTACTTAATCCAAATTACTTAGATGATGAAAGAGATTTTATCCCTTTATTGAAAGGTATGAAATTTCTTTTATCATTGGAAAACACAGAAGCATTTAGATCAAGCGGTGCATATTTTGTTCGGGAGCCACTAGCGGCTTGTAAAAGTTATGAATGGGATACCGATGAGTACTACACTTGCTTAGCGAAACAGTACACAGCTACTACTTATCATCAAGGGGGTACGTGCAAGATGGGTCCGAAATGGGATGAAAAAGCCGTTGTAGATAATGAATTGC TGCACCGCACCAACGCTCTAAAGGATGAGCCGCCTCTGGTCTCGTTCGCTGGTCCTGGATATggacggtcatcgtcgccgcgtcgtacattgATCTCAGTACCTCAAGTcaagtcgatatga